One region of Epilithonimonas zeae genomic DNA includes:
- the ligA gene encoding NAD-dependent DNA ligase LigA, with translation MSENIQQKIESLREELHQHNYNYYVLDNNTISDFEFDEKLKELQELETAHPEFFDANSPTLRVGGGITKNFPTVQHQYRMYSLDNSYDFDDLEDWEKRIIKTIDEPVEFVAELKYDGASISILYENGKLSQAVTRGDGFQGDEITNNVRTISDVPLTLKGDFPKRFFIRGEIYLTRKNFDKINKAREEEGLDLFMNPRNTASGSLKMQDSGEVRKRGLSAVLYQYISDEFPADTHWNILAKAKNWGFRVSEDQAKLCKTLNEVKEFITFWDTERHQLPFEIDGIVLKVNSLKQQRQLGYTAKSPRWAMAYKFKAEKVETELQSVSYQVGRTGAITPVANLKPVLLAGTTVKRASLHNEDIIKKLDLHEHDFVYVEKGGEIIPKIVGVNTEKRTLLQTPIEYIKNCPECGTVLVKIEDQAIHFCPNELHCPPQVVGRMIHYVSRKALNIENLGGETIEQLYREKLIENPADFYTLKKEQLLPLERMAEKSAQNILDGIEKSKEVPFEKVLFGIGIKHVGETVAKKLVKNFSTIDELKNATLEELCQVEDIGMKIAVSITDFFQNSENILMIERLKSYGVQLEKGENTNEVLSNVLEGKTFLFTGKLSLFTREQAEEMVEKHNGKNISAVSKNLNYLVVGEKAGSKLKKAQDIGTITILDEQQFLDLIG, from the coding sequence ATGTCCGAAAACATTCAGCAAAAGATAGAATCCCTGAGAGAAGAACTTCATCAGCATAATTACAATTATTATGTTCTTGATAATAATACGATTTCTGATTTTGAATTTGATGAAAAACTAAAAGAACTTCAGGAGCTGGAAACAGCACATCCAGAATTTTTCGATGCTAATTCTCCGACTTTGCGTGTTGGTGGCGGAATCACGAAGAATTTCCCGACCGTCCAGCATCAGTACAGAATGTATTCTCTCGACAATTCTTATGATTTTGACGACCTTGAAGATTGGGAAAAACGAATCATCAAAACCATTGATGAACCTGTAGAATTTGTAGCCGAACTGAAATATGACGGCGCTTCGATTTCCATTCTTTACGAAAACGGAAAATTGTCGCAGGCTGTTACGCGTGGCGACGGTTTTCAGGGTGATGAAATTACTAATAATGTAAGAACGATTTCTGATGTTCCTCTGACCTTGAAAGGTGATTTTCCTAAACGATTTTTTATCCGCGGCGAAATTTATCTTACTAGAAAAAACTTTGATAAAATCAATAAAGCTCGTGAAGAGGAAGGTTTGGATTTGTTTATGAATCCGAGAAATACCGCCAGTGGAAGTCTGAAAATGCAGGATTCCGGAGAAGTAAGAAAACGTGGATTGTCGGCGGTTTTGTATCAATATATTTCGGATGAATTTCCGGCAGATACCCATTGGAACATCCTTGCTAAAGCCAAAAACTGGGGCTTTCGAGTTTCGGAAGACCAGGCGAAATTATGTAAAACATTGAATGAAGTAAAAGAATTCATCACATTTTGGGATACAGAACGACACCAATTACCTTTTGAAATTGACGGCATTGTTTTGAAAGTTAATTCATTAAAACAGCAAAGACAACTCGGTTATACTGCCAAATCGCCACGTTGGGCAATGGCTTACAAATTCAAGGCGGAAAAAGTGGAAACCGAATTGCAAAGTGTTTCTTATCAAGTTGGAAGAACCGGTGCCATTACGCCTGTTGCGAATCTGAAGCCTGTTTTATTGGCAGGAACAACGGTAAAACGCGCGTCTCTTCATAACGAAGATATTATCAAAAAACTGGATTTGCACGAGCACGATTTTGTATATGTCGAAAAAGGCGGCGAAATTATCCCAAAGATTGTTGGTGTGAATACTGAAAAACGAACGCTTTTACAAACCCCAATAGAATACATCAAAAACTGCCCGGAATGTGGAACTGTACTGGTAAAAATTGAAGACCAGGCGATTCATTTTTGTCCGAATGAGCTGCATTGTCCCCCACAAGTAGTGGGAAGAATGATTCATTATGTTTCCAGAAAAGCTTTGAATATCGAGAATCTTGGCGGAGAAACGATTGAGCAACTCTACAGAGAAAAGCTGATTGAAAACCCTGCTGATTTTTACACACTCAAAAAAGAGCAGCTTCTTCCACTTGAAAGAATGGCTGAAAAATCGGCTCAGAATATTCTGGACGGGATTGAAAAATCGAAAGAAGTTCCATTTGAAAAAGTATTATTCGGAATCGGAATCAAACACGTTGGAGAAACGGTGGCGAAGAAACTGGTCAAGAATTTTTCTACGATTGATGAATTGAAAAATGCAACTTTGGAAGAGCTTTGCCAAGTTGAAGATATCGGAATGAAAATCGCGGTCAGCATCACGGACTTTTTCCAGAATTCTGAAAACATTCTGATGATTGAACGCTTGAAATCATACGGAGTTCAGTTGGAAAAAGGAGAAAACACGAATGAAGTCTTATCCAATGTTTTGGAAGGAAAAACGTTTCTTTTCACTGGAAAATTGTCGCTTTTCACAAGAGAACAAGCAGAAGAAATGGTGGAAAAACATAACGGAAAAAATATCTCGGCAGTTTCAAAAAACCTCAATTATCTGGTGGTTGGAGAAAAAGCCGGAAGTAAACTAAAAAAAGCGCAGGACATCGGAACGATTACGATTCTGGATGAACAGCAGTTTTTGGATCTGATTGGATAA